One genomic window of Deinococcus budaensis includes the following:
- a CDS encoding MMPL family transporter, whose translation MRALSLLVTRRPWLVLGLWGLLALLSAYPASLAPRGLSANPGGLENAESTRVTTLLRERFGETDTNTALLVTRHDPPLGTPAGQEAYNRLLAGLEEVAGVSRVLPAGAQGSVPTVSEDGRLSLTVAQIPLEDGATQTLARVRAYVAQAEAAAGGLSVGVTGGQAIADDFTEFAESDTKRSELTALPLTALVLLGVFGALVATGLPLAVGVLSITVAMAGLYGLTRVTEVSSFAQSIITMLGLGAGIDYALLMVNRFREELGQDPDPRAAAARTVLTAGRSVLFSGLTVAIAMAALILPPIAFVRSMGLGGVLVVLLTVLASVTALPALLALLGERVNSPRRLRLPWTAGAGSSGAWTAFARRVTRRPGLAALLSVLFLLLLAWPAREMQTGYAGAWGLTPGVESRDALADVRDLGAGGLLSQFEVILDLEGQRYGPEDRARFQGVVEDLRALPGVQTVVSPFLTPADLVGGEGEGGGTDTLAALSLLNARSFSADRTLLRVTVVPGSYLRADQIDPFQARLRGALAASGFPFLLGGAPIGEREFSRAITGALPTAVLTVFAATFLLLMVAFRSLLVPLKSLLMNTLTVGAAYGVVTLVVQGGFLAGPLGIPDDVGVLDSSLPLLLFAVLFGLSMDYEIFLLSRVQEEVLRGHPNDEAVVLAVGRTARIITSAALIMFIVFCAFIAGRVVANKSIGLGLAVAVALDATLVRLVLVPAFLKLAGRWNWWLPGWLDRLLPRVRIEH comes from the coding sequence GTGCGTGCCCTGTCGCTGCTCGTGACCCGGCGGCCCTGGCTGGTGCTGGGGCTGTGGGGCCTGCTCGCGCTGCTCAGCGCCTATCCCGCCTCGCTGGCACCCCGGGGCCTCAGCGCCAATCCCGGCGGCCTGGAAAACGCCGAGAGCACCCGCGTGACCACGCTGCTGCGCGAACGCTTCGGCGAGACCGACACCAACACGGCGCTGCTGGTCACCCGCCACGACCCGCCGCTGGGCACCCCGGCGGGCCAGGAGGCGTATAACCGCCTGCTCGCCGGGCTGGAGGAGGTGGCGGGCGTCAGCCGCGTCCTGCCGGCCGGAGCACAGGGCAGCGTGCCCACGGTCAGCGAGGACGGCCGCCTGTCGCTGACCGTCGCCCAGATTCCGCTGGAAGACGGGGCGACCCAGACCCTGGCCCGCGTGCGCGCCTACGTGGCCCAGGCCGAAGCCGCAGCAGGGGGCCTGAGCGTGGGCGTGACCGGCGGGCAGGCCATCGCGGACGACTTCACCGAGTTCGCCGAGAGCGACACCAAACGCAGCGAGCTGACAGCCCTGCCCCTCACCGCGCTGGTGCTGCTGGGCGTGTTCGGGGCGCTGGTGGCGACCGGGCTGCCGCTGGCGGTCGGCGTGCTGAGCATCACGGTGGCGATGGCGGGGCTGTACGGCCTGACCCGGGTGACCGAGGTCAGCTCCTTTGCCCAGAGCATCATCACCATGCTGGGGCTGGGGGCCGGGATCGACTACGCCTTACTCATGGTCAACCGCTTCCGCGAGGAACTGGGGCAGGATCCCGATCCCCGCGCGGCGGCGGCCCGCACCGTCCTGACCGCCGGGCGCAGCGTGCTGTTCAGCGGCCTGACAGTCGCCATCGCGATGGCCGCCCTGATCCTCCCGCCCATCGCCTTCGTGCGCAGCATGGGCCTGGGCGGGGTGCTGGTGGTGCTGCTCACGGTGCTCGCCAGCGTGACGGCGCTCCCCGCGCTGCTGGCCCTGCTGGGCGAGCGGGTCAACAGTCCCCGGCGCCTGCGCCTGCCCTGGACGGCGGGGGCGGGGTCGTCGGGGGCCTGGACCGCCTTCGCCCGGCGGGTCACCCGGCGCCCCGGACTGGCGGCGCTGCTCAGCGTCCTCTTTCTGCTCCTCCTCGCCTGGCCCGCCCGCGAGATGCAGACCGGGTACGCGGGCGCTTGGGGCCTGACGCCCGGCGTCGAGAGCCGCGACGCCCTGGCGGACGTGCGCGATCTGGGCGCGGGCGGCCTGCTCAGCCAGTTCGAGGTCATCCTCGATCTGGAAGGCCAGCGCTACGGCCCAGAGGACCGCGCCCGCTTCCAGGGGGTCGTCGAGGACCTGCGCGCCCTGCCCGGCGTCCAGACGGTGGTCAGCCCCTTCCTGACCCCGGCGGACCTGGTAGGAGGGGAGGGGGAAGGAGGCGGCACCGACACGCTGGCCGCACTCAGCCTGCTCAACGCGCGGTCCTTCAGCGCTGACCGGACGCTGCTGCGGGTCACGGTGGTGCCGGGGAGCTACCTGCGCGCCGACCAGATCGACCCCTTTCAGGCGCGGCTGCGCGGGGCGCTGGCGGCGTCCGGCTTTCCCTTCCTGCTGGGCGGCGCGCCGATTGGCGAGCGCGAGTTCAGCCGGGCGATCACGGGCGCGCTGCCGACGGCCGTGCTGACCGTCTTCGCGGCGACCTTCCTGCTGCTGATGGTCGCCTTTCGCAGCCTGCTGGTGCCGCTCAAGAGTCTGCTGATGAACACCCTGACGGTCGGCGCGGCCTACGGGGTCGTCACGCTGGTCGTGCAGGGGGGCTTCCTGGCTGGGCCGCTGGGCATACCCGACGACGTGGGCGTGCTGGACTCCAGCCTGCCGCTGCTGCTGTTCGCGGTGCTGTTCGGCCTCAGCATGGACTACGAGATCTTCCTGCTCTCGCGCGTGCAGGAAGAAGTGCTGCGCGGCCACCCCAACGACGAGGCGGTGGTCCTCGCCGTGGGCCGCACCGCCCGCATCATCACCTCGGCGGCGCTGATCATGTTCATCGTCTTTTGCGCCTTTATCGCCGGGCGGGTGGTCGCCAACAAGAGCATCGGCCTGGGCCTGGCGGTCGCGGTGGCCCTCGACGCCACGCTGGTGCGGCTGGTGCTGGTGCCCGCCTTCCTGAAGCTCGCCGGGCGTTGGAACTG